Part of the Athalia rosae chromosome 2, iyAthRosa1.1, whole genome shotgun sequence genome, ttttcactttcactTTGCAATTAGATTTcattgtgtatatatgtatgtatgcgaaACGACGTTAGTTGCGCGTCTCTttattcatacatatgtacagataAACATTCTTCCATGTTAGGTAATCTGCGAGACTGATTCCTGTTCTGACAATGAAATCATCAAGCACGACGTGGTTAACAAATCTAACATTTGTTCGGTATttagaactaaaaaaaatatagtataCACTTATGCAATGTGTATACTtacactaacaataagcattTTATATGCTAAGCATTCGAATGAACaccctgaatttttttgtttctctacaGTTAACAACGTTGGAAAACAATACGAATATCCGATGTACGTAGGCGAGGTACCAGAGAGTGAACTCTGGGATATAATAAACGTGAACGTCGGTGCAACGACATTGATGACCCGTTTGGTTATCggttcgatgaaaaatcgtgGAAAAGGTGCTATCGTAAATGTATCCTCCGGTTCAGAACTACAGCCGTTACCTCTGATGACAGTTTACGCAGCTACCAAGATTTACGTAAAAAGTTTCTCCGACGCTCTGAGGGCGGAATACTCAAGATTTGGTATTACCGTACAACATTTAGCACCACTTTTTGTCAACACAAAAATGAACGCGTTCAGTCATAGGCTTCAggtgatgtttttttctcccaacttTAGTCCTTTTCGAACATTGATAgtaaatgaattttgaatgatttatataatcttattttttcgatcaatttattttctcttccattaGGTTTCTAGCGTTTTCGTACCAGACGCAACAACCTATGCTAGAAATGCTGTAGCAACATTGGGAAAAATTGATTCCAGCACAGGTTATTGGGCGCATGGAATTCAGCAATTTTTCACAGTCATACCACCGGTCTGGATTAGGACTAAAATCGGTCAGTTATTAAACCAAACATTCAGAGAAGATTATTTCAAGGAGAAATCTATTTCCTGATTAtcgttgatattattattattgttattcttattgtttttttaaatcattgaCCGTCCCCTTCTTTTGTGAATGAA contains:
- the LOC105689099 gene encoding inactive hydroxysteroid dehydrogenase-like protein 1, which encodes MLLYLSLWLLAAIFAVWILVQPILRVSRSMWGVFRMVFDSSQVDLRSKFGKWAVVTGSTDGIGKAYAKELASRGLNLILISRNIEKLERTRKEILEEFDNNKIDVRIIVADFSKGKEVFAHIEKQLEDLPVAILVNNVGKQYEYPMYVGEVPESELWDIINVNVGATTLMTRLVIGSMKNRGKGAIVNVSSGSELQPLPLMTVYAATKIYVKSFSDALRAEYSRFGITVQHLAPLFVNTKMNAFSHRLQVSSVFVPDATTYARNAVATLGKIDSSTGYWAHGIQQFFTVIPPVWIRTKIGQLLNQTFREDYFKEKSIS